A single genomic interval of Bacteroidales bacterium harbors:
- a CDS encoding DUF5686 family protein, with protein sequence MKQKWLLIIAILISSGSYAQTGYISGKVIDSTSFEPLAFVTVFYNETGQGVVTNLDGIFRIPVSAKIRSLRLKYLGYKDKVILHPEDFGPNQVIRLSPDPTFIREVVVYPGINPAHRIIKLATENRNKNNPEKSGPFSYVSYDKVIFGLESDTTLVKNADSTDHADLYDDTLKYGMDGKGRIDVRRFLEKQYLFMMESVVNRKFLSPDKNKEEVIASKVSGISQPTFMVMARQFQSFSFYDNLITIADRQFLNPIAPGSTEKYFFLIQDTLFTDRADTVFVISFRPAKGKNFEGLKGVLYINSHGYAVQNVIAEASEQGDRPFMVSIQQQYELVNGLRWFPVLLSSTVRINPARFGYNAPVNLVGTGKSYIVNIDFNPQLDASQFSDIQLQVNDDAHKQPESVWEKYRTDSLSSRERETYRVIDSLGKAEHLDRTMLSLETLLTGYLPGKYWNFDIRRFIDYNPFEGLRLGAGGRTTPRLIKWLTAGGYLAYGLKDKALKYSGYLTFNLWPEHEVDMTLLYRNDVRESGGIRFNETWTLSGSSFIRDYMVSVMDETREKEISAGFRAIKYLKVQGYLTNSDLTPSNDYAFSISDENPDIMLTRFYLTETGIRLKYAYKETFMKSPRGNKFSMGTNYPILYFNIGHGMRVLGGEFDYWRTEVKVTKVFKSRLAGNTHAAVIAGMVSGNVPYSKLYAGRGSYRPFTLETEQSFGTMRFNEFLSDRFFGLFLKQDLGKLLFKPKGKFQPEIALVHNLGFGSLVNKEPHKNITFKTMEKGYFEGGLLINNLFRIQVFKYGLGVFYRYGPYMYPKTIDNFAFKLSLQFNL encoded by the coding sequence ATGAAGCAGAAATGGCTGTTGATTATCGCGATCCTTATTTCCTCAGGATCATATGCGCAAACTGGATATATTTCGGGTAAGGTAATCGACAGTACAAGCTTTGAGCCTTTGGCCTTTGTCACTGTGTTCTATAATGAAACAGGGCAGGGTGTGGTAACCAATCTCGATGGTATATTCAGGATACCGGTTTCGGCCAAAATCAGGTCATTGCGGTTAAAATACCTGGGATACAAGGACAAGGTGATCCTCCATCCTGAAGATTTTGGCCCGAACCAGGTCATCCGGTTGAGCCCTGATCCTACGTTTATCAGGGAGGTTGTTGTCTATCCCGGGATTAATCCGGCACACAGGATTATCAAACTTGCCACTGAAAACAGGAATAAAAATAATCCTGAAAAATCAGGCCCGTTTTCTTATGTGTCCTATGACAAAGTGATATTTGGACTCGAATCGGACACTACGCTTGTAAAAAACGCTGATTCAACCGATCATGCTGATCTTTACGACGACACCCTGAAATACGGGATGGATGGTAAAGGCCGTATTGATGTACGGCGGTTTCTTGAAAAACAATACCTGTTTATGATGGAATCGGTTGTCAACCGAAAGTTCCTGTCTCCCGATAAAAATAAAGAAGAGGTAATCGCATCCAAAGTCTCCGGCATTTCTCAGCCCACGTTTATGGTTATGGCAAGACAATTTCAGTCGTTTTCATTTTACGATAACCTGATCACCATTGCCGACAGGCAGTTTCTAAACCCGATCGCCCCGGGAAGCACTGAAAAATACTTTTTCCTGATCCAGGATACTCTTTTTACCGATAGGGCAGATACCGTTTTTGTTATTTCATTCCGGCCGGCAAAAGGGAAGAACTTTGAAGGACTTAAAGGAGTGTTGTATATCAATAGTCACGGCTATGCCGTTCAGAACGTGATTGCAGAAGCCAGCGAACAGGGCGACAGACCCTTTATGGTATCTATACAGCAGCAATATGAACTGGTTAACGGATTGCGGTGGTTCCCTGTTTTACTGAGTTCGACGGTGCGTATCAATCCGGCCCGATTCGGATACAATGCCCCTGTAAACCTTGTCGGCACCGGGAAAAGCTATATTGTAAATATTGATTTCAACCCGCAGCTCGATGCATCACAATTCTCCGATATCCAACTGCAGGTGAATGATGATGCACACAAACAGCCCGAAAGCGTATGGGAGAAGTACAGGACCGATTCGCTTTCAAGCCGTGAACGTGAGACATACCGTGTAATCGACAGCCTGGGAAAAGCCGAACATTTGGATCGGACTATGCTTTCGCTTGAAACCCTGCTTACAGGATATTTACCCGGGAAATACTGGAATTTCGATATTCGCAGGTTCATCGACTATAACCCGTTTGAAGGTCTGCGGCTTGGTGCCGGCGGCCGTACAACACCCCGCCTTATTAAATGGCTTACAGCGGGCGGTTACCTGGCTTATGGTTTAAAGGACAAAGCATTGAAGTACAGCGGATACCTGACATTTAATCTTTGGCCGGAGCATGAGGTGGATATGACCTTACTTTACCGGAATGATGTTCGTGAATCAGGCGGAATCCGGTTCAATGAAACATGGACGTTATCAGGATCCTCTTTTATCAGGGACTATATGGTAAGTGTAATGGATGAAACCAGGGAGAAAGAAATTTCAGCAGGTTTCAGGGCAATTAAATACCTTAAAGTCCAGGGATACCTGACGAACAGTGACCTGACTCCTTCAAATGACTATGCCTTCAGCATCAGTGATGAAAATCCGGATATCATGCTCACACGGTTCTACCTTACCGAAACGGGTATACGGCTTAAATATGCTTATAAAGAAACTTTCATGAAGTCGCCCAGGGGAAATAAGTTTTCAATGGGAACGAATTATCCAATTCTCTATTTTAATATTGGACACGGAATGAGAGTACTGGGGGGTGAATTCGATTATTGGAGAACTGAAGTGAAAGTGACGAAGGTATTCAAATCGCGGCTTGCCGGGAATACCCATGCTGCTGTGATTGCCGGAATGGTAAGTGGCAATGTACCTTATTCGAAATTATATGCCGGAAGAGGCAGTTACAGGCCTTTTACCCTCGAAACCGAACAATCCTTCGGCACCATGCGTTTCAATGAATTTCTTTCTGACCGTTTTTTTGGATTGTTTCTTAAACAGGACCTGGGTAAGCTTCTTTTCAAACCCAAAGGAAAATTTCAACCTGAAATAGCGCTTGTTCATAATCTTGGTTTCGGAAGTCTGGTAAACAAAGAACCTCATAAAAATATTACATT
- the glmM gene encoding phosphoglucosamine mutase produces MTLIKSISGIRGTIGGMPGDSLTPIDVVRFTSAYGLQLKQKIKKDEYSVVVGRDARVSGEMVASLVAGTLMGMGINVIDLGFATTPTVEIGVTHFKADGGIILTASHNPAQWNALKLLNSKGEFLSASDGAEILTIAASEKTEYITYDKLGKISRFDKMDDIHIEAVTRMKYADTEAIKKAGFKVVIDCVNSVGGIILPELFRKLGVEVVELYCEPTGIFPHNPEPLPQHLGDIAKAVAEHKADAGFVVDPDVDRLVIVNEDGSMFGEEYTLVAVADYILKNNPGNTVSNLSSTRALADVTTKYGGKYTAAPVGEVNVVEEMKKTNAVIGGEGNGGIIYPDLHYGRDALVGIVLFLSHLAKSGMKCSELRKTFPDYFNSKNKIELNPGVNVDSLIGAVREKYKEFPVNDRDGIRIDFDREWVHLRKSNTEPIIRVISESTTPEKADSLSSKMIREIHELVK; encoded by the coding sequence ATGACCCTGATTAAATCCATTTCCGGCATTCGCGGAACTATTGGCGGAATGCCCGGCGATTCGCTGACACCCATTGATGTGGTTCGATTTACATCGGCTTATGGCCTGCAGTTAAAACAGAAAATTAAAAAGGATGAATATTCCGTTGTTGTGGGTCGCGATGCCCGTGTATCAGGAGAAATGGTCGCTTCACTGGTTGCAGGCACCCTGATGGGCATGGGTATAAATGTCATTGATCTTGGATTTGCCACCACACCAACTGTTGAAATAGGCGTCACTCACTTTAAAGCTGATGGCGGCATTATTTTAACGGCGAGCCATAACCCGGCACAATGGAATGCGCTGAAACTGCTGAATTCAAAAGGCGAATTCCTTTCAGCATCTGACGGAGCTGAAATTCTGACTATCGCCGCTTCTGAAAAAACAGAATATATAACGTATGATAAACTTGGGAAGATCAGCCGGTTCGACAAGATGGACGATATCCATATCGAAGCGGTAACCCGCATGAAATATGCCGATACGGAGGCCATTAAAAAGGCCGGATTTAAAGTGGTTATCGATTGCGTGAATTCAGTAGGCGGTATCATATTACCTGAACTGTTCCGGAAGCTGGGAGTTGAAGTGGTAGAACTGTATTGTGAACCAACCGGTATATTTCCCCATAACCCTGAGCCTTTGCCACAGCACCTGGGCGATATTGCAAAAGCCGTTGCAGAACATAAAGCCGATGCAGGGTTTGTTGTGGATCCTGATGTCGACCGTCTTGTAATTGTTAATGAAGACGGATCGATGTTTGGCGAGGAGTATACCCTCGTTGCAGTTGCAGATTATATTTTAAAAAACAATCCCGGAAATACGGTATCGAATCTTTCTTCAACAAGGGCACTTGCGGATGTTACCACAAAATATGGCGGCAAATACACCGCAGCCCCGGTAGGAGAAGTGAATGTGGTGGAAGAAATGAAAAAAACAAATGCCGTTATCGGTGGCGAAGGTAACGGAGGTATAATCTACCCCGACCTGCATTACGGGCGCGATGCGCTTGTGGGAATTGTACTTTTCCTTTCACACCTCGCCAAATCGGGCATGAAATGTTCAGAGCTCCGCAAAACTTTCCCCGATTATTTTAACAGCAAGAATAAAATTGAGCTTAATCCGGGTGTTAATGTCGATTCACTGATTGGCGCCGTCAGGGAGAAATACAAAGAATTCCCGGTTAATGACCGTGACGGCATCCGTATTGATTTCGACAGGGAATGGGTGCATTTACGTAAGTCGAACACAGAGCCCATTATCAGGGTTATCAGCGAAAGCACCACTCCTGAAAAAGCAGATTCCCTGTCATCAAAAATGATCCGTGAAATTCACGAACTGGTAAAATGA
- a CDS encoding pseudouridine synthase: MSTDKDNKRTRVLARKSSGRKLPASKHDGKELPKTGHESDLIRLNKYLASSGICSRREADEFITAGLVSVNGKLVTELGMKISPGDVVKYNGETLREERKVYIVLNKPKDYVTTVEDPHAKKTVLDLVKGACKERIYPVGRLDRNTTGVLLLTNDGELTKRLTHPKFEKLKIYHVFLNKNIRPADMEKISTGINLEDGLIKADNVSYADPVDKTQVGIEIHSGRNHIVRRIFEHLGYEVVKLDRVYFAGLTKKNLHRGEWRFLNEKEISMLKMNAYK; encoded by the coding sequence ATGTCAACAGATAAAGACAATAAAAGAACCCGCGTTCTAGCCCGTAAGAGTTCCGGAAGGAAACTGCCTGCATCCAAACACGACGGGAAAGAACTTCCAAAAACAGGTCACGAGAGCGATCTGATCAGGCTGAACAAGTACCTTGCAAGCTCAGGCATATGTTCACGACGGGAAGCGGATGAGTTCATCACGGCAGGTTTGGTATCCGTTAACGGGAAACTGGTGACCGAACTTGGTATGAAGATAAGTCCGGGTGACGTGGTAAAATACAATGGCGAGACCCTGCGCGAAGAGAGGAAAGTATACATCGTGCTAAATAAACCGAAAGATTATGTGACAACGGTTGAAGACCCGCATGCCAAAAAAACGGTACTCGACCTGGTTAAAGGTGCCTGCAAAGAGCGTATTTATCCTGTAGGCAGGCTCGACAGAAACACGACCGGTGTTCTGTTGCTTACAAACGATGGAGAACTCACCAAAAGACTGACTCACCCTAAATTTGAGAAGCTTAAAATATATCATGTGTTCCTGAATAAGAATATCCGGCCAGCGGACATGGAGAAGATATCCACGGGAATCAATCTTGAAGACGGGCTCATTAAGGCCGATAATGTCAGTTATGCCGACCCTGTTGATAAAACACAGGTGGGCATTGAAATTCATTCGGGACGAAATCACATCGTGCGCCGCATATTTGAACATCTTGGATATGAAGTAGTCAAACTCGACAGGGTTTATTTTGCCGGGCTGACAAAGAAAAACCTCCACCGTGGAGAATGGAGGTTCCTGAATGAGAAAGAAATCTCTATGTTAAAAATGAATGCCTATAAGTAA
- a CDS encoding HAMP domain-containing sensor histidine kinase: MKLLYRALIFYSIAAFVLFSIMGIVLYTSIRYSILKQVSNTLLTEKQIIEEEIFQTDSLPDFSSIFNHEIEVSVYKHRLSPSLNFIDSMITDSVHEGMTEYRFLKYAGNTPDGRGFIIKTSQSIQEEKDLVYEIFTIILTVLAVLLLILIIAVYSISKNTWSDFYHILSNIRQFDIKTESRFEPVATQIHEFAQLNDVLESLTRKIRSDYQNLKEVTENVSHEIQTPVSVIRVKIDQLLQSKAITDKLASELYAINQSVSKISRINQAITLMSKIDNNQYPVAGKINLNQKIHQLIEQFSDFIESKKLEVSIDQHEEANISMNEDLAGFLFTNLLGNAIKHNFENGSIEISIHHDRFMIRNTGPDPQTRTEFLFQRFRKADQSSESAGLGLSIVKKVIDFYNLKIEYRFEAPFHTVTIFF, from the coding sequence ATGAAACTTCTTTACAGAGCCCTGATTTTTTATTCAATTGCAGCTTTTGTGCTTTTCAGCATAATGGGAATCGTATTGTATACTTCAATCCGCTACAGCATTTTGAAACAGGTTTCTAATACGCTACTGACAGAAAAACAAATCATTGAAGAAGAGATATTCCAGACTGACAGCCTGCCTGATTTTTCATCAATTTTTAACCATGAGATTGAAGTTTCGGTATATAAACACAGGCTGAGCCCATCACTGAACTTTATTGACAGCATGATAACCGACTCGGTTCATGAAGGTATGACGGAATACCGTTTTTTGAAATATGCAGGCAATACACCCGATGGCAGGGGTTTTATAATTAAAACGTCACAGTCGATCCAGGAAGAAAAGGATTTGGTTTATGAAATATTTACGATCATTCTTACCGTGCTTGCTGTATTACTGCTGATTCTCATTATCGCAGTCTATTCTATTTCGAAAAACACATGGAGTGATTTTTACCACATATTAAGTAATATCCGTCAGTTTGATATCAAAACGGAAAGCCGGTTTGAACCGGTGGCAACACAAATTCATGAGTTTGCTCAGCTTAACGATGTGCTGGAAAGCCTGACCCGCAAAATCAGGTCGGATTATCAGAATCTTAAAGAAGTCACCGAGAATGTCTCTCATGAAATTCAAACACCAGTTTCGGTCATTCGCGTGAAAATTGACCAGCTGCTGCAATCTAAGGCCATAACGGATAAGCTGGCTTCAGAACTCTATGCCATCAACCAATCGGTATCTAAAATTTCCCGAATTAACCAGGCAATAACCCTGATGTCGAAAATTGACAACAATCAGTACCCGGTTGCCGGCAAGATTAATCTCAACCAAAAGATTCATCAGTTAATTGAACAGTTCAGTGATTTCATTGAGTCAAAAAAGCTTGAAGTGAGCATTGATCAACACGAAGAGGCCAATATCAGTATGAATGAGGATCTTGCCGGGTTCCTGTTCACCAATCTTCTGGGCAATGCCATTAAACATAATTTCGAAAATGGAAGTATTGAGATTTCAATACATCACGACAGGTTCATGATACGAAACACCGGACCGGATCCGCAGACACGCACTGAATTTCTGTTTCAGCGCTTCCGGAAAGCGGATCAGAGCTCAGAATCAGCCGGACTCGGCTTGTCTATTGTTAAGAAGGTTATTGATTTCTACAATTTGAAGATTGAATATAGGTTCGAAGCACCTTTCCATACGGTCACTATTTTCTTTTAA
- a CDS encoding response regulator transcription factor: MKILLVEDEPELARSIIHFLVKEGYSVDRAQNYREADKHIAGCLYDCLLLDITLPDGNGLNLINKVKERNDDSGIIIITAKNSLNDRVAGLDLGADDYLSKPFHLAELNSRIKSLLRRRKSQGLKVITIDDLKIIPENFQVFVLDKEIELTRKEFDLLLFLVSNKNRVLTKESIADHIWGDVADFTYDYDFIYSHIKNIRRKITENGGTDNIVSIYGIGYKYIKS; encoded by the coding sequence ATGAAAATCTTATTGGTTGAAGACGAACCTGAACTGGCCCGATCTATCATTCATTTCCTTGTAAAAGAAGGCTATTCTGTCGACAGGGCTCAGAATTACAGGGAAGCCGACAAACATATTGCCGGTTGCCTCTATGATTGCCTGCTCCTTGATATTACATTGCCCGACGGAAACGGACTCAACCTGATAAACAAGGTAAAAGAAAGGAATGACGATTCAGGCATCATCATCATTACAGCAAAGAACTCTCTGAACGACCGCGTGGCAGGACTTGACCTGGGTGCTGATGACTACCTCTCAAAACCATTTCACCTGGCAGAACTTAATTCAAGAATTAAATCGTTGTTGCGGCGGAGAAAGTCGCAGGGACTCAAAGTAATTACGATTGATGATCTGAAAATAATTCCTGAAAATTTCCAGGTTTTTGTATTGGATAAAGAAATTGAACTTACAAGAAAGGAATTTGACCTGTTGTTGTTTCTTGTTTCAAACAAAAACAGGGTGCTTACAAAAGAATCCATAGCCGATCATATTTGGGGTGATGTGGCTGATTTCACGTATGATTACGACTTTATCTATTCCCACATCAAGAATATACGCCGGAAAATAACTGAGAACGGCGGTACCGACAACATAGTAAGCATTTACGGCATTGGCTACAAATATATAAAGTCATAA